The window GGGGTGTAGGTCATGACGGTCTCGCCCCGCTGGTTGAGCACGGTGTTGCGGGTCGTGACGACGCCACGGTTCCCGCGACTGGCGGGGCGGGACTCGGTCACCTCGACCACGACGGTCAGAGTGTCGCCGACGTAGACCGGCGCGCTGATCGACAGATCGGTCCGCATGAAGGCCATGCCGGTGCCGTGCAGCACGTTCGTCCCGATGACCAGGCCCTCCGCGTAGGAGAAGACCATCATCCCGGGGCACAGTCGGCCGGTGTACCCGGCGGACGCGGCGTGCTCGGAGTCCATGAACAGCGGCTCGGTGACGCCGACGAGCTGGCGGAACAGCACCAGGTCGGTCTCGGTGATCGTGCGCGCCGGTGTGCGGAACGTGGTGCCGACGGTCATCTGCTCGTAGGTCTGCCCGACCACCAGCGGCGGGGCGTCGGTCGGCGCCGTCGTCGTCATGCGTGCTCCCTTCGAGGCACCCGGCCGGGCGTCGATCGGCGCACGCCGGGAGGATCTGCCAAGCTATTGGTTAGATAATATGCCGGTTTAGAGTCTCGCGACGGCTCAAGCCAGCCTCAGGTGGCTTGGACCGGCATCGGCGGGACGTCGAACAGCTCGGCGAACGCGCCACCCAGGACCCGGTCGCGCACCGCCGGGTCGACGTCGTCGAACAG of the Pseudofrankia saprophytica genome contains:
- a CDS encoding MaoC family dehydratase, translated to MTTTAPTDAPPLVVGQTYEQMTVGTTFRTPARTITETDLVLFRQLVGVTEPLFMDSEHAASAGYTGRLCPGMMVFSYAEGLVIGTNVLHGTGMAFMRTDLSISAPVYVGDTLTVVVEVTESRPASRGNRGVVTTRNTVLNQRGETVMTYTPVRLIKGDDAG